One window from the genome of Mauremys mutica isolate MM-2020 ecotype Southern chromosome 4, ASM2049712v1, whole genome shotgun sequence encodes:
- the DNAL1 gene encoding dynein axonemal light chain 1, whose product MAKATTIKEALARWEEKNGQKASEAKEVKLYAQVPPVEKMDASLSTLGNCEKLSLSTNCIEKIANLNGLKNLRILSLGRNNIKNLNGLEAVGDTLEELWISYNLIEKLKGIHVMKKLKILYMSNNLVKDWAEFVRLADLPLLEDLVFVGNPLEEKYSADQQSSWVEEATKRVPRLKKLDGVPVIKQEEGEEGEN is encoded by the exons GCAAAAGCAACAACTATTAAAGAAGCTCTAGCCAGATGG gaggaaaaaaatggcCAGAAGGCATCGGAGGCCAAGGAGGTGAAACTATATGCCCAGGTTCCTCCTGTAGAGAAGATGGATGCATCTCTGTCCACACTTGGTAACTGCGA GAAATTGTCTCTGTCTACAAACTGCATTGAAAAAATCGCCAACCTGAACGGCCTAA AAAACTTGCGGATTCTTTCATTGGGGAGAAACAACATAAAGAATCTGAATGGGCTG GAGGCAGTTGGAGATACATTAGAGGAACTGTGGATCTCATACAACTTAATTGAGAAGCTAAAGGGCATCCATGTCATGAAGAAGCTGAAGATTCTCTATATGTCCAATAATTTGGTGAAAGATTGGG CAGAGTTTGTGAGACTGGCAGACTTGCCATTACTGGAGGATCTGGTGTTTGTGGGCAATCCACTGGAAGAGAAATACTCTGCCGATCAGCAGAGCAGCTGGGTCGAGGAAGCAACCAAACGAGTGCCCAGGCTGAAAAAACTAGATG GTGTCCCAGTTATTAAACAAGAAGAAGGTGAAGAAGGAGAAAACTAA